The Oncorhynchus clarkii lewisi isolate Uvic-CL-2024 chromosome 12, UVic_Ocla_1.0, whole genome shotgun sequence genome segment cgccaaccttttctgagtcaagatcactttggcGGTCAAAAGCAAGCCGGCCATGGCTTAAATGTTTTTAACCtaataaaaacagttctgtaggaatgaggtttgtgcagtatgctcattacattatcacagcatatgcctggcctgccaatattgttcttctcagaccatattatatttcaaaactcgagctttgataacaaaatagatcagttggtgtaGCACTTGCGAGGCACGGCTGAGCATAAATTGAAAtacaacagtttttagctgtgctaacataattgcaaaagggttttctaatgatcaattagccgttTAAATGAtaatcttggattagctaacacaatgtgccattggaacacaggagtgatggttgctgataattgtcCTCTGTACATCTATGTACTGTAGATATTcaataaaaaatctgctgtttccagctacaaaagtaATTTCCAACATTACACTATTTCTGagcaatttgatgttattttaatagacaaaaaaaaagtttttctttcaaaaacatggacatttctaagtgaccctaaacttttgaacggtagtgtatataatcAGAAATAAAGCAGGAGGTTCTGAAGACGGTCCCTGCTCACACTTCACTGCAAAGATAGGGGATTTTCAGGAAGTggaagagagagttagagagcatttgtgtgagtgtgtatgtgcgtgcgtgtgtggatgCTGAGGTCTTCCAGAGACAGGGTTGCAGGTGCGTGACAAATCTGCTGGTCTCTCCTCCATGCCAAACTGGCAGTGCACATTGTGTccctcattcattcattcattcattcagacaTACATATTAATTCAAGCCTTCTTTCATGAGACAAAATGCTAATAACTCTGTTTGTGCAGATCATGTCAATGTCTCCATGTATTGTGGTGGGACTCTTGCCAGTCACAAATGATGGGTATTTGTGGGTATTTTtttatcttggctataaaatgcaaaaactgtttttttgcaTTAGTTTCACCCAAAAAGACAAGTAAGGCAGTTCACATCTCCCCAAACCCTGAAGCATCGACATCATTCACCAAATATTCATGATCCACTGCTTTATCTCCTCTTTTATGGAAGATGCTTTCTGCTTACACGGCAAGTTCACTTTGTATCCACATGCTACTCTATTGGTGGACTAATGATGCCAACCCACAGAGTTACAACAGCAAAAGAGCCTAACGGACCACGTTGTTATGCTAATCTAGATCCTCAAATGTTGCTCCTCTGcatgcttgagagagagagagataggcagaggGTGTGTGAGGATGTTATTGTTGTGCCCGCTCAATCCTCTACAGTATTCTAGTAAAGTGGCTCAGATAGGGACTGTGCTCCATGTGTAACCCTATTAGTTAACAGACTGTTACAGCTTCATCACTTCATCTGACACTCAGCACAGACAACGGCCCACACTTTGTTGCGCCTAATGAAATGCTCAGTGTGGAAAGCCGCCACACCACACTGAGCATGTGACCCATAATTATGTATAATATAGAATACATAATGTTTTGAATGGCTTGTTGATGATGTTGCTGGCAGGACTTTGGCAATAGCTGCTAAACTTGCATGAGCGAGTGCGGGAACGATAAGCATCAAGGAGCCAAGCAGAAGTGAGAGTAGAGAGGGAACGTGAGAATCAGGCAGCCGTGACAAAAGTCTCATTTGGAATTCACTCATGGTTTCTAAAGCCTCATGCAAATGTAGAATTTTTTTGGGGCACATTTTATTAGGCGCTGTAAAACAAAGATAGAGCTGAAAGAGGGCGAGATAAAGGACtcattggagagaaaaaaagagcaaAGAGGAGTAATGTGGAAAATGTGCCCGTGTGTTCAGAGTAATCTTCCTGAACGTTATGACCAGCCTGGTTATGTAAGCTCTAACCATATCCAGGCAGAGAGAAGGatcacagggagagggaggaggaggaagagaagtgagagagggaggagtgtgtAGAGACTGGGGGTGCGTTCACAGAGCTGATGCGACCCTAAATCAGGGATTTTCCTCAAACTGATGAAGACTAGGAGAAACCATCCTTCATGTTGATGGTTTTCATCACAGCTGTTCCCTTTCACATCTGTTGGCCGTTGCTTGCGTGTCATTAAAGAGAAAACAACCATTAAACAATTACAGGGTCACCAATGACAACAATCAACAACACAAAGATTAGAGCAGATTAGATAGCGATTACTGTTTCTTCATTAACCTCTTTAACCACTCTATGTGCTGAGCTTCTCTACTGTATCACAGCAGCACCAGTGGAAAAGCAATAAAGGTATCCTCTCCTTTCCAGTTGGGAAATACCAACTCATAATGTAAACTtttgagcttgtgtgtgtgtgtgtgtgtgtgtgttgtttcacTGTAGTTGTCTGTATTACAGTATCTTGCATGGCAGTCTTTGGAGGTGTTGTCCTATAGGATGTCTTGTCCGTTGTGTTGTTTGTATACCTGTTCAGTGGATTCCTATGTTCCTACCTAGTGTTGCCTACGGTACTCCTTGACAGTGTTTCCCTACATAGAGGATAGACTGCCATGCGTAATGTCTTGTGTGGCACTGCGCTGGAGTGCTGGTCTGGGCTGTAGAAGTTCATTTCATGGCTCTAATGTGGCCTGATATGGAGGAGTGTTATATTCCTTTGAACTTGGATTAGCTTCCCATCcctcctctgcttctctctctttctctctctctctctctctctctctctctctctctctctctctctctctctctctctctctctctctctctctctttctttctttctctctctgggtcCGGAGCCATGGCCCCTGTCTGCTCAGGCATTGTTTGTTGAGAGCTGCAGGgtgcagggagagaggaagagagaagaagaaggtgggggagaggaaaagaaaggtagagatggagtgagggggagagaaaatGGGATGGAGAGAGTAAGGGAGGGTGTTAGTAACCTCTGGTGAACCCCAGTATCAACCTCACCCCATGTGACAGAGTATAACACAGACAGATGAGACCTAACAAGGATGCCATCCCATCACCTTAGTGAATCCTTGGGAGTTTTTCCACACTAACAGTGAGACAGATGGCAAAGCTTTGAAATTAGTTCTCCTTCCTTCCCCTTCTATAGGAGAACTGAGGACAccaacattttttgttgttgtgatttCCCTCCTCAGCCGCCTATCTGGCATCAAAGCTCATCTGCTGTGTTTAAATTCATTGAAAGCACTGTATTAATAACTCAGGTAGGGATGTGATGTGCAGGATGGGGAGTGTGGGCTTCCTCCACGGAGCAGAAGTCTCAGCAGAAGCTCACACATGAACGCATGTATGTACACAAACGGCCCGAGACCTTCTGGCTACTGGTCTACCTCTAAGTTTTTCCCCATATGTAAAGTAGTGAATATTGGAATATTGATCCCTCGCTATCTCTTCCTTTGCAGAGACAAGGATCTGGAGCCATGAGTGGAAACAGCAAACCTGCTGGACAAGGTGTGTACAGGATTTATACAGGAAAAATATTACAAAATACACAACATATTAGGCCTGCTGTAACTAACTAATATCCTGCTTTTAAAAATCATCTTGTGAAATTCCGAAAACGCCATCCATGTTGGTTCATGTGACCACATTGCTTGAGAGTCATAGAACACATTGAGTGAGAGTCATAGAACACATTGAGTGAGAGTCATAGAACACATTGAGTGAGAGTCCACAGTCTGCAGTTCTACTCATGGAGAGCAGAATGTCCAAAAACAGCAAAAACAGAGAATCAGAGATGTCTCATAACTCAACAGATAATTTGTCTTGACTAACTCTCTGTGTTTTTTTATGAAAGAAAATATGCCATTATAGAAATAAAGACAATCTACCTTGGGTACATTCATGCCTGAAATTCACAGAAAGACCTACTTTCCAAGCTGGGGCATGGTATTGTTGTCATGATAATGACATTCAAATCCTCAGAGTTAGAGACGTCAAACTTAGGCTTGCAATACTTTGGAGGATCCTTTGATATCTATAAATGACATTAAGTGTAGAATTCAGTCATTCAGGTAAAGTGAATGTGACTACAGGATACATTTAATTAAAAGTCCTACTTCAAATAGATTCTTGATCAAATAATTGATTATTCCCCAAGATTATTCCCTGACTTTGGTATTTGATAGTCATATTGTACACTAGAAGGTGAAACCTCCTACttcatgtagtctatatgtataGACAGAGCCAATAATTGATCCTATTAAGTTTTTAAACAATACACAATATAATCAATTGATGTAACATATACTATGTCCTCCCCCCCCATCCCTGGAATCTCATCCTAAAACACAATGAAGCCGGCAGGTTAATGATAGCCAATCACTTTTAAAAGGGTTCATTTGGCCATTCTGCACATTAAATTGATCCTTCCTTCAGCATAACAGGGTGGCCGTGAgcctcctctccacccttctGGAACCACTGATGACAGTATAAAGAGTAAGACCTGGTGTTCATATGGATTTTAGTCTCAACTGGTTGGACGATGAGTTGCATTGTTATTCAGTTTAATCCAAAGGTAAAAGCCACACAAATACCATACTCCTGTCAATTGAATTTGATTGAATTACGTTTATTTGTCATTTGTCGATTTCCATTTGATTGTTTTCACCTTTTTATTTTTGTTAGTAACCTAATCAACTTGTATTGGTCCAGTTTGGTTATATTTTATTGCCTAAGTTTAAGTTGATAGAATACATGTACCATAGGGACCTATAATAATGTAAAGACTGACAATGGCATCCCATGCCTGCTCTAGTAACATGAGTGAATGATCTATTACCACAATCTCACATTCAGTCCTATAGTTTTTTTAAGGCTGACTTTATTCAGTATTATATTGACTATGTTTTATTCTAGACAAATTTGGTGAACTAtatacttggtaatggggattaCATGTAGTTTGGATTACAGCTATTGTAATACACCTCCATATGCTACTGAGTGCTCTCACCTAGTTGTTCTGAGACTATACCTTCATCAATCATTGTCCCAGTGTCCCTGAGCAGCATACATCAGACAGTCACCAGCTCCAACATGACCTTTTACCATCTCCCCCAGAAAGGAAGACATCATCAATTTGGGAGAATTTAGATATTCACACATGCACCTCCTCAAGTCTCAATTCATGGTTTAGGAGGACTGTGACCTTGTTGTGAAGTGTGCAATATGTatcagaggggaggggggggggggatcagtcTGTTAACGAAGAACATAAGATATGTACATGAGAAACATCCCTTTCCTCCAGAAGCTATATTAAAAAAACAAAGCACCCACACTGGCAATAGCCACTGACTTCAATCAATTTAGATGGGTTAGGCCCACAGGGAAATGGGATGTCCCCACACTGTTCCATTACACAAGGAATGATAGCATGGAGAGTAATTGTATGGGCTCTGCAATCATGAAATGTACATTCCTCTCCATTGAAAACATTTTGTCTTCAAAGGATGCCACGGTCGTGAAGAAAATCCATCTAAACCTAAACGTATGTTGTTCATTTTGCTGTATGTGTGCACATTTTATATGTtagtacactcttagaagaaaGGGTTTCCCGAAAGGGTTcttcggttgtccccataggggcaccctttttggttccaggtaaaatcctctgtggaaagggttccacatggaacccaaaaaggttctacctggaaccaaaaatggtacttcaaagggttctccaatggggacagccgaagaacccttttaggttctagatagcacctttctttctaagagtgtacattcACAACTATGTACAATGTAAAATGCATATGGCATTTGTGACATCTTGTAAAGGAATGGATCTTTCAGTATTCAATCCACATAGTAGATGCATGTGAATGGAGACTGACGTATACTATCGCATCCCAATGCTGTTGGGATGAGACCTAGTAATTGAACCTGCATCACAGAAATTGCACCCAGTATTGCTTTTTTGGTCATTCACAGTCACTTCACGCATCCAATTCTGTATGTTCACTCCTCATATTTAAGCAATCAACCAAGGCTTAATATTCACAGAATGTTCCCTCTTTGGTATCTAGCATGGGCACTGATCTGAACTCATTTAGTCTTTGCTGGCATTTTGGCTGTGATTATCTATGTATTAGGAAACGTTTAACCTTACATTTGTaagtaaataaaacataaatatattCTGATGTATTAATGTACATGTCTTTTGTCTTCTAGATTAGAGGGGGAAATGTATGAGTAATGAAAGGGGAGAAAATGAAATCCTCCTGGATGAAGAAAGGACATGACAGCATGTATATGTTTGGGAGATTAGAAAGGCTTGCCTTGCTTCATATTTCACATGTTATCCCCTGATTTAAAGTCTTTGAAGTTGCAAAGCCCCCTACCCTCTGTATACGCTCGAAAAAGGCTGCTTCTTTAAACATAATCTATTGAATTGAATTCAAATTAAACACATTTCTATGAACTTTGAAACATTCTATAGCTATTAACAAAGGGTTTTCAGTCAATTCATGAATTGAAAACTGTCCCTTTTTTAGGTGACCTTTTCCATTCATGATTAGATGGATGAAATAGAGTGACCCCAACTGTGGTAGAGTCACATACAGTAAGACTCCCCAGTTTTTCTatgctgtctcactctctcttccagtctctcaccctctttatTGCCTCACTACAGATGACTCTAAGGCTGCTCCTGAGGAGGACTTTGCGGACATCGACATGAAGGCTCCGGAGACGGAGAAGGCTGCTGTGGCCATCCAATCACAGTTCCGGAAGTTCCAGAGCAAGAAGAAGCAGGAAGTAAAGTCCTAGAGTGGGCAGGACAGAGCCGGGCAGCTCTGTCTCCCATAGACCGGGACTGCACCAGTTGGGAGTTTGGTCTTGCATGTCAATCAAACCACACCGTTATGGACTCAACTGAGGGGGAGTTAAGGGGAAGAGGGAAGGCTAGAGGGAGGGGTCAGGGTTCAAGGATCAAGGGGTCACTGATATCTATGAAATTATTATATGTAACTTATTAATTGATTGCTGTGATGGTTAAGATGGTTAAGTTGTGATGGTTAAGTTCTGGATAAATCTTGATCTTTTCTATGATTTTGCTATTTTCGTTTTTTATtgatactgtaatactactacaCTCTATATTTTCCAGTTGCTGTAGCAGTCCAAACCCTTAGTAgtcctctcatgtctctctcatGTCGTGTACGCTGCAATATACCCATTTGAACAAAAAAAAGCTGCTTGATAAGTAGGTTTCCTCGTAAAGCAATTAAGAAACTGGAACCATGGTTTCACCCTCAGGCGGAACATGTAGCCAAATGTATTGTGAAGATTGATCGTCAGATTCTGCATTCTTTTCAACTGTGGCATCATAAATCTAAAGATTTTTTTCCCTAGTATGTCCGTTATTAAGGGTGTTTCCCTCTCGTTGTGGGGAGTGTTTCCAGACATTCCAGCTTGTCTTGTTTGATCCCTCCCAGTTATCGCAGCGCCCAGTGGCTGATGCATTTAGAATTCAATCAATGGCTACAATTTGCTTTCCAATGTCTCCGGTGTCTCAACTTGCCAACTAAATCTAGGGCTTGTTCTGTTATTTACACGAGAATTGTGgatttccttccttcccttcaaCTTCAATGTCAATGGaaagtgtttttattttgtttgtatGACTTTGTTTCGACATTAATTGTTTTTTAATGGGTGTTTCTATTGAATCCCCATTGTTTCCTTCTGTTGTTCAAACCCAAATGAGTGGAATATACTGTACAATACCATCAATCTTCAGTAGAGACACGTTCAAAGAATACTTAATAAATATCCAAGAGGTAAACATTGAGTCAGAAGTTATTTTGTTAACATTGTGTTTGTTTATGGTCCCCACTAGCCCAGGTGCCTGTCATCGATgtctattttctttctttctttaataAACCATTTTGACAGTAACCGTCCAAAAGACATTCATAAACCTTTAAATTAATTTACTTGGAAGCTTTGCTGGTGCAAATGAGTGGAGCTTACTCCGCTGTTCAAAAGCACATATCAGACCGAGAGCCTAATGCTTCTTAGGTAGTTCTTTATGAGTTTTAGTTTAGAAAATGAGCTCTCCGCAGAAGCGAGAGTTACAGGGATGGTAAAAACAGCTTGATTGCCATAGCAACATCAGGGAAACTGGGCAGAAAGGAGAGGTGCTTCAAATACAGCAGTTCTGCAACATCTTTAATTGAGCCTCTCATTATCCTTAATTTCCGGCCTCAACACGTTATGGAAAGAGATGAACTGTATAGGAAGCTCTGGGGACAGGTTGACTGGATACTGGACAGCCAATAAATTGACAGATGCAAACAGACCATCTTTAACGGACAAAAGGGCTTGGACAAAAAAGCGGCTTGCGATTTCATTCATACTGGTGAACCAGTGTTTCAGTTGtgttcttttttattttattgcaaaAACACAGGTCCACACAGAAAACATGAAATACACCGGCATGAAACGCCAGTGCCGAACATGGCAAGCCCAGCTGAACTCTGAAAACAACATGCCAGCATGATTCAAACTAGTCATGAAGCAGCAGCGATCCCCACCAACAAAATACACATCCAGGTCTAAGCAGATTGTGCCGCCCATGCCGTCAATGTCCGTGTTTGCCCTGCAAATGGCCCTGCCCGCTTCCACCTGAAAAAATCTGATTTCCTCCATGACTATTCCTTCACAATATTACTGCCACGCGACACACCCAGGAGTTGGATTCAATCTATATCGCAGAAGCATCGGGGGAATTCCACGTTACAGCTCGAAATTCAAAAACAATGTTCCATGAcacggattgaatccagccccCACCCTGTACACAGCCCCATTAAACCATTCCACTCCACTCCACACCAAACACCAAATCAACACAAGGGCCCAAAATTATTTTCTTAGGGCTAGATTCTGTCAGATCTGCTCTAGCCAACAACcgcattagagctgtcaaatccacaagcggctcTCGGCATTctacctaaagcggacattgccattggctgcacggagACGCATTAAGAGAAATCTCTTGCGGCCTTGTTTACAAGCTTGAACACTTGAATGTGAGATGTTATCTATACCTCAGTTAGGCTGATAGAAATTATCATTATTTTGTTgaatgattttcaatttgaggttgattatttctatatagcatacactctctctttctgaacTTCTATCGTGAGTGAGGTGGGTGTGGCTTCATGACAACGATCACAGAAGCAGCTGTTCACCGATTTGAAAGCTCCAACACAGTAACACCTCTGACACCGCCAACTCAGACCCGCTGGTTAACGCTtaatctgattgaatctaggccttactTTGACAATACTAAATCCATTTTATTTGTATAATGTCATAACTCATATTTATCAATTTCATCACTAGGGAGGTTGAACAGGCTCTGAAAGCAAATACTGCTGATAGCTTGGAGCTACAATATAATAAACTCCGGAATGTGTCTTAAGCACTTGAAACTATCTTTACTGATTTTCCGTGTACCCCGTGAAGTTATCTTTTTTTAGATGGCAATCCTTTAAAATGCGGTGTTGAAAGATTATAATCAGCACTATGGATTGTCTTAGGAGTAATGTCATGAATAAACCATAAAAGGCAACATTGTAGTTCATGCATGAGTAGTAGTACATTCCTAGTGAGTAGTAGGACAAATGACCTGAGATCATTGGATCATCAGGGGACCTGATGCAAAGCTATGTGGGGGGGGGGCACTACTGTGCTTTGTAGCTGGCTGTTTGGATAtctttcttttgatttttttgtcATGAGTTTACATAAACTGGATTGAGACCTGAAATAAGTGTCAACATTCAGGGAAAAGTGGAGAATTGTATTCTAACTGTAGGATGTCCAAATAGGGTTTTCAATATAAACAGGcatgatatttttgttttaattaaAAAGCTTATCCATGCTCTAATATTAGATAGCAACACAGAACAGCTAAATAAGCTGGTTCAAAATGCAAGAAAAATACATGTTCTTCTCTTGCCTATTGCTTTGAGTTGTGTGTTTGCAATATAAACAGTCCCAGTAGCATCTTATCATTTTAATTAATTTAAAATCCTCATCACATGTCCACCTACTTAAGCACTTTACAAACCTTTAGCTAGCTCAAGCAGAACGTACAACCAAAGACACTGGTAACCTTTCATCTGTGGTGGgactgttagctagcaagctacttaccagcatgtccacaaaaacacactGTGTTGTGAATGGATGCCATAGCGTAAATTATACTTTGCACTATTTGCAGAATAGACATCCGACAGTGGTTGCTGCTTTTCATTTTGGGTGGATAGGCTGCACCGAAAATTACTATTATGTCACACGTGTGCGTGCAGTGCACATTTTGAACAAAGTCGCTTTATCAACTGGGGAGAACATTCGATGGGTCTTTCCAGGACGCTAATCCTGAAGACAAATGCTGTACCATTACGGACAGTGGTCAGTGGATCTTGCAAGCACTGACCTAAATGTAAGTATCATGAGTCTGACACGGGAGCCaacatgatagttcgttggtgatgtggacaccaaggaacttgaaacacttgacccgctccactacaggtCTATCGATGTTactgggggcctgttcggcctgccttttcctgtagtccacgatcagctcttttgtcttgctcacattgagggagagtttgttgtcctggcaccacactgccagggtTCTGaattcctccctataggctgtatctttgttgtcggtgatcaggtcaggtgtcgtcagcaaacttaatgatggtgttggagttgtgtttggccacgcagtcgtgggtgaacagggagtacaggaggggactaagtacacacccctgaggggtcccagtgttgaggatcagcgtgtcaGACATGATGTTGCCTAATctgaccacctgggggcggcccgtcaggaagtccaggatccagttgcagatggaggtgtttagttccagggtccttagcttagtgatgagcttcgtggacactatggtgttgaacgctgaactgtagtcaatgaacagcattctcacataggtgttccttttgtccaggtgggaaagggcagtgtggagtgctattgagattacgtcatctgtggctctgttggggcaatatgcaaattggagtgggtctagggtatttgggatgatgctgttgatctgagccatgaccagcctttcaaagcacttcatggctaccaacatgagtgctatgggtggtaatcatttaggcagattaccttccctttattgggcacagggactatggtggtttacttgaaacatgtaggtattactgactcggtcagggagaggttgaaaatgtcagtgaagacacttgccagttggtccacgcatgctttgagtacacgtcctggtaatcca includes the following:
- the LOC139421995 gene encoding calmodulin regulator protein PCP4-like isoform X1, yielding MSERQGSGAMSGNSKPAGQGCHGREENPSKPKHDSKAAPEEDFADIDMKAPETEKAAVAIQSQFRKFQSKKKQEVKS
- the LOC139421995 gene encoding calmodulin regulator protein PCP4-like isoform X2 produces the protein MSERQGSGAMSGNSKPAGQDDSKAAPEEDFADIDMKAPETEKAAVAIQSQFRKFQSKKKQEVKS